From a single Fulvivirga ulvae genomic region:
- a CDS encoding agmatinase family protein has translation MTEKEEIISKFDPNAPGTSGNLFGLPFNNDTAELIIIPVPWEVTVSYTAGTADGPEAILEASAQVDLFVKDIPDAWKLGISMLPISPGFKRENEKYRDLAARYIQWLEENEEDWISDELKVIPSTVNEICEKLNIYVKSQALKQLEQGKMVGLLGGDHSTPLGLMSALSEKYDNFGILQIDAHADLRKAYEDFTYSHASIMYNAMEIQQITKLVQVGIRDFCEDEAEYIKTSNGRVVTFYDEDLKSALLEGYTWENICNNIITHLPEQVYISFDIDGLDPKLCPNTGTPVPGGLEYHQVMYLFKQVVKSGRKIIGFDLNEVSPGEDEWDANVGARILYQMSNLMAVSQGKLNMVV, from the coding sequence ATGACGGAGAAAGAAGAGATAATTTCCAAGTTCGACCCCAATGCACCCGGTACCTCGGGCAACTTGTTCGGACTGCCTTTTAATAATGATACTGCTGAGCTGATCATCATACCCGTGCCCTGGGAGGTAACGGTATCTTACACCGCCGGCACCGCTGACGGTCCGGAAGCCATACTTGAAGCTTCTGCCCAGGTAGACCTTTTTGTAAAAGACATACCCGATGCCTGGAAACTGGGCATCAGCATGCTCCCGATTTCACCGGGGTTCAAAAGGGAAAATGAAAAATATCGTGACCTGGCTGCCAGGTACATTCAGTGGCTGGAGGAAAACGAGGAGGACTGGATTTCGGATGAGTTAAAGGTAATCCCTTCAACGGTTAATGAAATTTGCGAGAAACTGAATATATACGTTAAGTCACAGGCCTTAAAGCAGCTCGAACAAGGGAAAATGGTAGGCCTGCTTGGTGGTGACCACAGTACTCCGCTTGGTTTGATGTCTGCCCTGAGTGAGAAATACGACAACTTCGGAATATTACAAATAGACGCACACGCCGACCTGAGGAAAGCTTATGAAGACTTCACCTATTCGCATGCTTCTATTATGTACAATGCCATGGAAATCCAGCAGATAACCAAGCTGGTACAGGTAGGCATCCGCGATTTTTGTGAAGACGAGGCGGAATATATTAAAACATCCAATGGCCGGGTGGTAACTTTTTATGATGAAGACCTGAAATCTGCCTTGCTGGAGGGTTATACCTGGGAAAATATATGCAATAACATCATCACCCACCTGCCTGAGCAAGTGTATATTAGCTTTGATATTGACGGCCTCGATCCCAAGCTCTGCCCTAACACCGGTACACCCGTTCCCGGAGGTTTAGAATACCACCAGGTTATGTACCTGTTCAAACAGGTGGTAAAATCCGGCCGCAAAATCATTGGTTTTGACCTTAACGAGGTATCTCCCGGTGAAGATGAATGGGATGCCAACGTCGGTGCAAGGATATTATACCAGATGAGCAATTTGATGGCGGTGTCGCAAGGTAAGTTGAATATGGTGGTGTAG
- a CDS encoding SixA phosphatase family protein, giving the protein MTKTLFLARHAKASDKQPGQNDTDRELNSIGLQNSTRMGINFSNKGIQFDIIVSSPAVRAQATASLIAEQLKYDTSKIHLNPEIYEASTRTLLQVINQLKDEWNTVLLVGHNPAISYLAEYLTKSEIGDMTTCGVVSIEFELDQWNMISEGTGKMVSYEYPDLLNF; this is encoded by the coding sequence ATGACTAAAACTTTATTTCTTGCACGCCATGCAAAGGCCTCTGACAAGCAACCCGGGCAGAATGACACAGACCGGGAGCTGAATTCCATCGGGCTTCAAAACTCCACCCGGATGGGCATTAACTTCAGCAACAAAGGTATACAATTCGATATTATTGTCAGCAGCCCGGCGGTCAGGGCACAGGCTACCGCATCCCTCATTGCGGAGCAACTCAAGTACGACACATCTAAAATACATCTAAATCCTGAAATATACGAGGCCTCAACCCGTACTCTTCTGCAGGTGATCAATCAGCTCAAGGATGAGTGGAATACCGTATTGCTGGTAGGCCATAACCCGGCCATCAGCTATCTGGCTGAGTACCTGACCAAATCAGAAATAGGTGACATGACCACATGTGGTGTGGTAAGTATAGAATTCGAGCTTGATCAATGGAATATGATCTCCGAAGGCACCGGAAAAATGGTCAGCTATGAGTATCCTGATTTGCTCAATTTTTAA
- the topA gene encoding type I DNA topoisomerase: MPKNLVIVESPAKAKTIEGYLGKDYKVTSSYGHVRDLPKGDKAIDKEHGFKPTYEITADKKEVVKELKKLVKEAETIYLASDDDREGEAISWHLKEALNLNDDNTRRIVFREITKNAIENAIKNPRGIDIDLVNAQQARRVLDRLVGFELSPILWKKIKTGLSAGRVQSVAVRLVVERERDVEKFDPVSSYKITATFDLGGKKLLSAELPKKFDTEEEAMQFLEACKDAEFSIIDLQKKPSKKSPAPPFTTSTLQQEASRKLGFSVSQTMTIAQKLYEAGIISYMRTDSVNLSDEAVNGAVSEIKKAYGDNFVKVRKYKTKSSGAQEAHEAIRPTNFAVTSPGVDRNGERLYELIWKRAIASQMADAQIEKTTATIGISTVPQQLVATGEVVKFEGFLSVYLESTDDEDEGEEQKGMLPPLKVGQELILDTMKARQGFTRPPARYTEASLVKKLEEMGIGRPSTYAPTISTIQKRNYVIKENREGTERQYTVLELKDKKVTPKSLTEVVGTEKSKLFPTNMAMVVNDFLVEHFPNVTNYSFTAEVEKLFDEVAQGLKEWDKMIGEFYSEFHSKVENTENIERSSVPKSKELGIDPKSGKKVIARLGKFGPIAQIGGDDEDEKPQYASLRKGQFIESITLEDALELFKLPREIGEFEGKPMQAAIGRFGPYIRHDGKFVSIPKDDDPYSIEADRAIELIQQKREADANKFIKSFDENPDVQVLNGRYGPYIKFGKKNVKIPKGKEPKELTLEECIELAEKTPAKKGGRKKK, from the coding sequence ATGCCGAAGAATTTAGTCATCGTGGAGTCTCCTGCAAAGGCCAAAACAATTGAAGGATACCTGGGGAAGGATTATAAAGTAACATCAAGCTACGGTCACGTTCGTGACCTGCCAAAAGGAGACAAAGCTATTGACAAAGAGCATGGCTTTAAACCTACTTACGAAATCACCGCCGATAAAAAAGAGGTGGTAAAAGAACTGAAAAAACTGGTTAAGGAAGCGGAGACTATCTACCTCGCAAGTGATGATGACCGCGAAGGAGAGGCCATTTCGTGGCACTTAAAAGAGGCCCTGAACCTTAACGATGACAATACAAGAAGGATCGTATTCAGGGAGATCACAAAAAATGCCATTGAGAATGCGATCAAAAACCCGAGAGGAATTGATATAGACCTTGTTAATGCGCAGCAGGCACGCCGTGTGCTTGACAGGCTTGTTGGTTTTGAGCTTTCACCTATCCTTTGGAAAAAGATTAAAACCGGACTTTCCGCAGGGCGCGTGCAGTCAGTAGCAGTAAGGCTGGTAGTAGAAAGGGAAAGGGATGTGGAGAAATTTGATCCTGTCAGTTCTTATAAAATAACGGCAACCTTTGACCTTGGAGGCAAAAAGCTGCTAAGCGCGGAGCTGCCGAAAAAATTTGACACTGAGGAGGAGGCGATGCAGTTTCTGGAGGCATGCAAAGATGCAGAATTCTCCATTATAGATCTGCAAAAGAAGCCTTCCAAAAAATCACCAGCACCTCCGTTCACTACTTCTACACTGCAGCAGGAAGCCAGCAGAAAGCTGGGTTTCTCCGTGTCACAGACCATGACCATAGCCCAGAAGCTTTATGAAGCAGGTATCATTTCCTATATGAGAACAGACTCTGTTAACCTGTCGGATGAAGCTGTTAACGGTGCAGTGAGTGAGATCAAAAAAGCTTACGGAGACAATTTCGTTAAAGTCAGAAAATATAAAACTAAATCATCAGGCGCCCAGGAAGCTCACGAAGCCATCAGGCCGACCAACTTTGCTGTTACCAGTCCGGGAGTGGACAGGAATGGAGAGCGCTTGTATGAACTGATTTGGAAAAGGGCAATTGCCTCCCAGATGGCCGATGCCCAGATAGAAAAAACAACTGCCACCATTGGCATCTCTACCGTGCCACAGCAACTGGTTGCAACCGGGGAGGTGGTCAAGTTTGAAGGCTTTCTTTCTGTTTACCTGGAGTCTACCGATGATGAAGACGAAGGAGAAGAGCAAAAGGGAATGCTTCCACCGCTTAAAGTAGGGCAGGAGCTTATACTTGATACCATGAAAGCCCGTCAAGGCTTTACAAGGCCTCCAGCCAGGTACACTGAAGCCAGTCTGGTGAAGAAGCTGGAAGAAATGGGTATAGGACGCCCGTCAACGTATGCTCCCACCATTTCGACCATTCAGAAAAGGAACTATGTGATCAAAGAGAACAGGGAAGGTACTGAGAGACAATACACGGTGTTGGAACTCAAGGATAAAAAGGTTACACCGAAGTCGCTGACAGAAGTGGTAGGTACGGAGAAGAGTAAGCTGTTCCCAACCAACATGGCTATGGTGGTGAATGATTTCCTTGTCGAACATTTTCCTAACGTGACCAACTATAGCTTTACCGCAGAAGTAGAGAAGCTTTTTGATGAAGTAGCGCAAGGGTTGAAAGAGTGGGATAAAATGATTGGTGAATTTTATTCTGAATTCCACTCCAAAGTAGAAAATACCGAAAATATTGAGCGATCTTCCGTACCCAAGTCAAAGGAGTTAGGGATCGACCCTAAATCTGGTAAAAAAGTAATTGCCAGACTAGGTAAATTCGGACCAATAGCTCAAATAGGTGGGGATGATGAGGATGAGAAGCCTCAATATGCCAGCCTGAGAAAAGGGCAGTTTATTGAAAGCATTACCCTGGAAGATGCCCTGGAACTGTTCAAGCTACCAAGGGAGATTGGTGAGTTTGAAGGCAAACCCATGCAGGCAGCCATAGGGAGGTTTGGGCCTTACATCCGGCACGACGGCAAATTTGTATCCATCCCTAAAGATGACGACCCGTACAGCATAGAGGCTGACAGGGCTATCGAACTCATCCAGCAAAAGAGAGAAGCAGATGCCAATAAGTTTATAAAATCGTTTGATGAGAATCCTGATGTTCAGGTGCTTAACGGAAGGTATGGCCCATACATTAAGTTTGGTAAAAAGAATGTGAAGATACCGAAAGGTAAGGAGCCTAAAGAACTTACTTTGGAGGAGTGCATAGAGCTTGCGGAGAAAACACCTGCCAAAAAAGGAGGCAGAAAAAAGAAATAA
- a CDS encoding SIR2 family NAD-dependent protein deacylase, producing MMKVVVLTGAGISAESGIATFRDSNGLWEGHDVMEVASPQGWAKNPELVLNFYNERRKASLKAEPNAGHLALAKLEEDFDVTIVTQNVDNLHEKAGSSNVIHLHGQLFQCRSTADDNLVYEMDGWELKLGDKCEKGSQLRPNIVWFGELVPMMEIAAKETYGADIFMVVGTSLVVYPAAGLLDLVADHVPKYVIDPKLPQVSKRSNLYLYEENATTGVEKVRQRLLADL from the coding sequence ATGATGAAGGTAGTTGTTCTTACAGGAGCAGGTATCAGTGCTGAAAGTGGCATAGCCACTTTCAGGGATTCCAACGGCCTTTGGGAGGGACATGATGTGATGGAAGTTGCTTCCCCACAGGGCTGGGCAAAGAACCCTGAGCTTGTATTGAACTTCTACAACGAGCGAAGAAAGGCCTCCCTAAAGGCAGAACCGAATGCCGGTCACCTTGCCCTGGCTAAGTTGGAAGAAGATTTTGATGTAACCATTGTCACACAAAATGTAGACAACCTTCATGAAAAAGCCGGCTCATCAAACGTGATCCACCTTCATGGGCAGCTATTCCAGTGCCGGAGTACTGCTGATGATAATTTGGTTTACGAAATGGATGGATGGGAGCTTAAGCTGGGAGATAAATGTGAGAAGGGCTCTCAGCTAAGGCCAAATATCGTTTGGTTTGGAGAACTTGTACCTATGATGGAAATTGCCGCCAAAGAAACTTATGGAGCAGATATTTTTATGGTGGTAGGCACCTCACTGGTGGTGTACCCCGCTGCAGGCCTGCTCGATCTGGTTGCTGATCATGTACCTAAGTATGTTATAGACCCGAAATTACCCCAGGTATCAAAAAGATCGAACCTCTACCTGTATGAAGAAAATGCAACAACAGGTGTTGAAAAGGTAAGGCAGCGCTTACTTGCTGACCTTTGA
- a CDS encoding TlpA family protein disulfide reductase, with protein sequence MKKQLREWGIFLALGLFLYFTGLYTDVAALAQRAILSTGLITADTKLENPEKADFNFTLQALDGQTVKFEDFKGKVIFLNVWATWCAPCIAEMPGIQDLYNKIDNKDIVFVMLSMDDSIEKPKRFIAKKEYTFPVYLPASRVPDVFRSPSIPTTYVISKDGKIVAKKVGMANYDTKSFRKFLNKQASKVSK encoded by the coding sequence ATGAAAAAGCAACTAAGAGAGTGGGGAATATTTTTGGCCCTAGGTTTATTTCTATATTTTACCGGCTTGTACACTGATGTGGCCGCCCTTGCACAAAGGGCGATTTTAAGCACAGGTCTGATCACCGCAGATACAAAGCTTGAAAATCCTGAAAAAGCTGATTTCAATTTTACACTTCAGGCACTGGATGGCCAAACAGTAAAATTTGAAGACTTTAAAGGTAAAGTGATCTTTCTAAACGTTTGGGCTACGTGGTGCGCTCCCTGCATCGCGGAAATGCCTGGTATTCAGGACTTATACAATAAGATTGACAACAAAGATATTGTATTTGTAATGCTCTCAATGGATGATAGTATTGAGAAGCCAAAAAGGTTTATTGCCAAAAAGGAATATACCTTCCCGGTTTACCTACCTGCCAGCCGCGTACCTGATGTATTCAGGTCCCCTTCCATACCCACCACCTATGTGATATCAAAAGACGGCAAAATTGTTGCGAAGAAGGTGGGAATGGCTAATTATGACACCAAATCGTTCAGGAAATTTCTGAATAAGCAGGCATCAAAGGTCAGCAAGTAA
- a CDS encoding Tex family protein, whose protein sequence is MDKNISIVAKELGINEKQAFAVVELLDEGATVPFISRYRKEMTGSLDEVAITSIRDRVTQLRELDKRREAILKSIEKQEKLTPELEASINAAQTLAELEDIYLPYKPKRKTRASVAKEKGLEPLAKVLFEQESADLEKLASEYIDEEKGVANTEEALQGARDIIAEWMNEDQEVRKKMRDLFEKEAVIVSKVIKGKEEEGQKYKDYFEWEEPISKTPSHRLLAMRRGEKEMILSLDVAPDDDVAVDLLKRQFVKSANAAAEQVKEAAADCYKRLLKPSMETEIRINSKNKADEEAIRVFADNLRQLLLAAPLGQKNVLALDPGFRTGCKVVVLDKQGKLLHNDAIFPNEPQKRVAESGALVKYLCEKYDVEAIAIGNGTASRETESFVRDLGLPKSILVIMVNESGASVYSASDVARDEFPDYDVTVRGAVSIGRRLMDPLAELVKIDPKSIGVGQYQHDVDQNALKHGLDDVVMSCVNSVGVELNTASKELLSYVSGLGPSLAKTIVEHRNQNGPFKDRKSLTKVSRLGDKAFEQAAGFLRIRGAENPLDSSAVHPESYHIVEKMASDLGCSVHDMINDVTLRNKIDLKKYVTDTVGLPTLNDIMQELAKPGRDPRESFEVFSFQDGVNTMGDLKIGMKLPGIVTNITNFGAFVDIGVHQDGLVHVSHLSDSFVKNPAEVVTVQQKVTVTVMEVDTNRKRIGLSMKSDPFGKNPPKQKSKRDENLPQGDLQEKLNKLKGLFNS, encoded by the coding sequence ATGGATAAGAATATTTCAATAGTAGCCAAAGAGCTGGGAATCAATGAGAAGCAGGCTTTTGCTGTAGTAGAGTTGCTGGATGAAGGAGCCACTGTACCTTTTATTTCCAGGTATAGGAAAGAAATGACAGGTAGCCTTGATGAAGTTGCCATTACATCGATCAGGGACAGGGTAACACAGCTCAGGGAGTTGGATAAAAGGAGAGAGGCTATATTAAAGTCTATTGAAAAGCAGGAGAAGCTGACCCCTGAACTGGAAGCATCCATCAACGCAGCCCAGACACTGGCAGAGTTGGAGGATATTTATCTCCCTTACAAGCCAAAGAGAAAAACCAGGGCTTCCGTGGCCAAGGAAAAAGGACTTGAGCCATTGGCAAAAGTGCTGTTCGAGCAGGAGTCAGCAGACCTCGAGAAGCTGGCCTCAGAATACATTGATGAAGAGAAGGGTGTGGCCAATACTGAGGAAGCATTGCAGGGCGCCAGAGACATCATAGCTGAGTGGATGAATGAAGATCAGGAAGTGCGTAAGAAGATGAGGGACCTGTTCGAGAAAGAGGCCGTGATCGTATCGAAAGTGATTAAAGGTAAGGAAGAGGAAGGCCAGAAATACAAAGACTACTTCGAATGGGAGGAACCAATTTCCAAAACACCTTCGCACAGGTTGCTGGCTATGAGACGTGGTGAGAAAGAGATGATCTTATCCCTTGATGTAGCACCTGACGATGATGTAGCCGTTGATCTTTTAAAAAGACAGTTTGTTAAATCTGCCAATGCAGCCGCAGAGCAGGTGAAAGAAGCCGCTGCCGACTGTTACAAAAGGTTGCTGAAGCCTTCCATGGAGACAGAGATCAGGATCAATTCTAAAAATAAGGCAGATGAAGAAGCTATCAGGGTGTTTGCAGATAACCTGAGACAGTTGCTGCTGGCTGCTCCTTTAGGGCAGAAAAACGTGCTGGCGTTAGACCCGGGATTCAGAACAGGCTGTAAAGTGGTAGTACTGGATAAACAAGGAAAGCTACTGCATAATGATGCCATATTCCCCAACGAACCTCAAAAGAGGGTAGCAGAGTCAGGCGCACTTGTAAAATACCTATGCGAAAAGTACGATGTGGAGGCTATTGCTATCGGTAATGGTACGGCCAGCCGTGAGACGGAAAGCTTTGTACGAGACCTCGGCCTGCCCAAAAGCATTTTAGTGATCATGGTAAATGAAAGTGGTGCTTCCGTATACTCCGCTTCGGATGTTGCCCGCGACGAATTTCCTGACTATGATGTAACGGTTCGTGGAGCCGTATCCATTGGAAGAAGGCTGATGGACCCGCTGGCTGAGCTTGTAAAAATCGACCCTAAATCTATCGGGGTAGGACAGTACCAGCATGATGTGGATCAAAATGCGCTGAAACATGGCCTTGATGATGTGGTGATGAGCTGTGTGAACTCTGTAGGAGTAGAGTTGAACACTGCCAGTAAAGAACTTCTTAGCTATGTATCAGGTCTCGGCCCAAGCCTTGCAAAAACCATTGTAGAGCACAGAAATCAAAACGGTCCGTTCAAAGACAGAAAATCGCTGACCAAAGTTTCAAGGCTTGGAGATAAGGCATTTGAACAGGCTGCCGGTTTCCTTAGGATACGCGGTGCGGAAAATCCGTTGGATAGCTCGGCAGTACACCCTGAAAGCTACCATATCGTTGAGAAAATGGCCTCTGATCTCGGCTGTTCCGTGCATGACATGATCAACGATGTGACGTTGAGAAATAAGATTGACCTTAAAAAGTATGTTACCGACACGGTAGGTCTGCCTACGCTTAACGACATTATGCAGGAATTGGCCAAGCCCGGCCGTGATCCGCGTGAGAGCTTTGAAGTATTCAGTTTTCAGGATGGTGTTAATACCATGGGCGACCTGAAGATAGGTATGAAACTTCCGGGGATCGTTACGAATATTACGAACTTTGGTGCTTTTGTGGATATTGGGGTTCACCAGGATGGTCTTGTACATGTGAGCCATCTGTCTGATTCTTTTGTTAAAAACCCTGCCGAAGTAGTTACCGTGCAGCAAAAAGTGACCGTAACTGTAATGGAGGTGGATACCAACCGAAAAAGGATTGGCTTATCGATGAAAAGTGATCCATTCGGTAAAAATCCTCCAAAACAAAAGAGCAAAAGAGATGAGAACCTGCCTCAGGGAGACCTGCAGGAAAAACTCAATAAGCTAAAAGGCCTATTTAATAGTTAA
- a CDS encoding DUF7832 domain-containing protein, producing MTNDKKAHIQKTIYDNAKSHFLGNFPDSLPIEQAYVHIGMYLGWVIENALYSEYFEDEAEMQIFRFKRKEISCTILSEIWDGYLGYELFSKHGNMFTYYYYGGGLYKNDYDEVLVKKLPSIYHVKDTWENYEAIKTRIDTRFQDWKKLTGNL from the coding sequence ATGACGAATGACAAAAAAGCACACATACAGAAAACCATCTATGATAATGCCAAAAGCCACTTTCTGGGCAATTTTCCCGATTCTTTGCCTATAGAGCAGGCCTACGTGCATATTGGTATGTATCTGGGATGGGTAATTGAAAATGCTCTTTATTCCGAATATTTTGAAGATGAAGCTGAAATGCAGATTTTCAGGTTTAAAAGAAAGGAAATATCCTGTACAATCTTAAGTGAGATCTGGGATGGCTACCTGGGATATGAGTTATTCAGCAAACACGGCAATATGTTCACCTACTACTATTATGGTGGAGGCCTTTATAAAAATGACTACGACGAAGTGTTGGTGAAAAAACTTCCTTCTATTTACCATGTAAAAGACACATGGGAAAATTATGAGGCTATTAAAACCCGCATTGATACCCGGTTTCAGGACTGGAAAAAACTTACCGGAAATTTATAA
- a CDS encoding nucleoside recognition domain-containing protein, whose amino-acid sequence MVLNYIWVGFFLIAFVVSLGKLIFLQDYEVFPALVNSTFDMAKTGFEISLYLTGVMSLWLGLMKIGEKGGMVNILSKLVGPFFVRLFPNIPRDHPATGSIIMNFSANILGLDNAATPLGLKAMNEMQDLNPDKDTASNAQIMFLVLNTSGLSIIPLTILVDRSVLGAANPTDVFIPILLATFCSTIVGLITVAIYQKINLFDKVILAYLGGLSLIIAGIVYYFMSLPQEQIGEVSTVASNFIIFTLIISFIILGLRKRINLYETFIDGAKEGFQIAIKIIPYLIAILVAIGVFRASGAMSYLIASIEFLVSLTGADTDFVKALPTAIMKPLSGGAARGMMIETINTHGVDSFAGKMASILRGATETTFYIVAVYFGSVNIRKTRYAITAGLIADFAGIIAAILFGYMFFH is encoded by the coding sequence ATGGTATTAAATTATATATGGGTTGGCTTCTTCCTTATCGCATTTGTTGTGTCTCTTGGCAAGCTGATTTTTTTACAGGACTATGAAGTATTTCCGGCCTTGGTCAATTCTACATTTGACATGGCCAAAACCGGGTTTGAAATTTCACTTTATTTAACCGGAGTGATGTCTCTATGGCTGGGGCTTATGAAAATCGGTGAAAAGGGTGGAATGGTAAATATTTTATCAAAGCTCGTAGGGCCGTTTTTCGTAAGGCTTTTCCCTAATATCCCCCGCGACCACCCTGCGACGGGCTCTATTATCATGAATTTCTCTGCCAACATACTGGGGCTCGACAATGCCGCTACTCCGCTGGGGTTAAAAGCCATGAATGAAATGCAGGACCTGAACCCAGACAAGGATACCGCCTCCAATGCACAAATCATGTTTTTGGTACTAAATACTTCAGGCCTTTCCATCATACCGCTTACCATACTGGTGGATCGCTCTGTACTGGGAGCCGCAAACCCTACTGATGTTTTTATTCCAATTTTGCTGGCTACATTCTGCTCAACTATTGTGGGCCTGATCACTGTGGCCATTTACCAAAAGATCAACCTGTTTGACAAGGTGATTCTCGCCTACCTGGGCGGCCTCTCTTTGATTATTGCCGGTATAGTATATTACTTCATGTCATTGCCTCAGGAGCAGATCGGTGAGGTTTCTACTGTTGCCAGTAATTTTATAATTTTCACACTTATCATAAGTTTTATCATACTTGGCCTGAGAAAGCGGATCAATCTCTACGAAACTTTTATAGACGGTGCCAAGGAAGGCTTTCAGATTGCCATTAAAATCATTCCCTATTTGATTGCCATTTTGGTAGCAATCGGAGTCTTCAGAGCCAGCGGCGCCATGAGCTACCTGATCGCAAGTATTGAATTCCTGGTTTCCCTAACCGGCGCTGATACTGATTTTGTTAAGGCATTGCCCACCGCCATTATGAAGCCATTGAGTGGAGGAGCTGCAAGGGGTATGATGATTGAAACTATTAATACACATGGGGTTGATTCCTTTGCCGGTAAGATGGCCAGCATTTTAAGAGGAGCTACTGAAACAACTTTTTATATAGTAGCAGTTTATTTTGGCTCAGTAAACATACGAAAAACGCGGTATGCCATTACTGCAGGCCTGATTGCGGATTTTGCAGGTATTATTGCAGCAATTCTTTTCGGATATATGTTTTTTCATTAA